ACGCAGCCATTCACCGAAAGAGGAAGCCGGACAATCAGATGTTCTTCGGGAAAGAGTAGAGAATCTCCACAACCTGCCCATCCTTCCTCATCACCACCGGCAAAGTGCGCTTCCCCTTCGGAAGTATCTCCAGAATCTTTATGCGGTGGCTCTTGCCGTGATGCTTGAGGACGAATTCCGGCGCGGAGTCGGCCGGCGGGAAGGCGACCTCTATCGAGGAGGTTTCTCCGCCGATGCGCATGAAGAGGGTGCGCTTGTTCCCCTTCATCGGGCCCAGCCCTTCGAGGTTGACTTCAAAGGATTCGCCCTGGTGCTCGACGATAACCTTTCGCGGAATGCGCGAATCGGCGGGCATCTCGCTCCTGGTCTCGTCGGAGGTTTTCGCGGACTTTAAAAGGTCGAGGCCCTCGCCGTCGCCGAAAAGTATCATGGTCAGCTTCTCGGCGGCGGTTGCCGTGGGGCCGAAATCAGCGTGGTCGAAGTCCTGCAGGGGCGCTTCGCTATCGAGGGACTTGTCCTTTGCGCGTGTGACGAGGTCGCCGCGGATAGCGTGCCTCGGCTGGCCGTAGGCGCCGCGAAGGTAGGTTACGGCTCGCGGAGTGAGGGACGAATAGGGAACGTCGTTGCAGACGTTTTCAGCCGTCTGCGAGCACACCGCCTCCAGCAGCGGAGTGAGGAGGGGAGGGCAGCCGAGATCTTCCCAGACCTTGGGCGCTTCCTCCCAGGCTCTCGTCATCAGATCGGAGCGTTCGCGGCGCATCAACTCGTTTGCGAGGGTTCTTTTCACCGTCGAGGGCATCTCGCCGCGAAGGAGAGCGTGATCGACGCCGTGAAGGACCTTGTGGCCGAAGCCCTTCCTCTCCTTCGCCTCGTCAAACCACCTTGAGACGTTTTCGAGGGCGGTGAGGTCTATCGCGGGAGCCCTTTTCGAGCCGCGAAGGGCCATCAGGAGCGATTCGGCGCGCGGCGGGCTGTAGGTCCAGGCGAGGGAGGAGACGGTGGCGTCGGCGAAGGCCGCCCCGGCGCTTACTCCCGCCTCTATCGCGGCCGCCGACATCAGGCTGGTGTCGTGGACGTGCAGGCGAAGGGGCAGCGAGCAGTGCTGGGTGAAGGAGCGGACGAGGCTCGCGAGGTGCGCGGGCGAAAGGAGGCCGAAGGGGTCCTGAAGGGCTATCTCGTCGGCCCCGGCGTCGGTAAAGGTAACTCCCGCCTCCAGCAGCGCGTCTCTCGGGTCCTGCATCAGTCCCCAGGCGACAGGAACGGCGGCGGTGACCTTGAAGCCGGTGAACTTTGCCATCTCGACGACCATGCGTGCGCCGTCGATATCGATGCCGGGGTCGGAAACCTTGATGTGGTCAACGCCGAGGTCGCTCAGCAGGCGCAGGGTGGCCCGGATGGTGGAAAGGGGCGCGGGACTGGAGCCGAAGAGGAGCTTCGAGCGCAGCACCACCTGCAGAGGGGTATTCGGAAGGCCCCGGCGTATTACGCGCAGCCTCTCCCACGGGTCTTCCCGCAGCAGATGAACGACCCTCTCGGCGCTTCCGCCTCCGAAGCCGTCCACACCGGCGTAACCCACCTTGTCCAGAAGCCTTACGACCTCGCCCAACTCATGCGACCGAAGGTGGAGGGAGACGAAATCGCCCACCGAGTCGCGGAGAGTTGCGTCGTATATTCCTACGGGAGGTCTCACGGCTCGTTCTCCATGCGTTCAATTTCAGGCGGCGTGCCCGAGGCGATACAGTGTGCGAAAAGGGCTGCCCCGGCCAGGAAGAAGGGGTCGAGGGGCTCCACCGGGTCGGGATAGTGGAAGGAATCGGCCTTCTCTTCGAGAAAATTGTTGTTGAAATTGCCCGCCCTAAAATCGGGGTCTTCGATGATTCGCCGGTAGAAGGGCACCGTCGTCTGGATGCCGCGAATGACGTACTCCTCCAGCGCCCTCGAAAGGCGGCAGAGCGCCTCGTCCCAGGTGCGCCCCCAGACGCAGAGCTTCGAGATCATCGGGTCGAAGAAGGGGAGGACCTCGTAGCCGGAATAGATGCAGGAATCCAGCCGGACCCCGAAACCGCCGGGGGATAGGTAGCGGGTGATCTTGCCCGGCGAGGGCATGAAGCTGTTAAGCGGATCTTCCGCGTTGATGCGGCACTCGATGGCGTAGCCGCGAAGGGCGACCTCTTCCTGCGTGAAGGAGAGCTTCTCGCCAGCGGCGACCCGAATCATCTCCTTGACGATGTCGATGCCCGTGACCATCTCGGTTACGGTGTGCTCGACCTGTATGCGGGTGTTCATCTCAAGGAAGTAATAACGCCCGTCCGGCTCCATCAGGAACTCAAGAGTGCCGACCGAATCGTACCCCACCTCTTTGCAGAGCGAGATTGCCACTTCGCCCATCTCGGCGCGGGTCTTCTCGTCGAGGACGAGCGAGGGGGCGACCTCGATGAGCTTCTGGTGTCTGCGCTGGATAGAGCAGTCGCGCTCGCCGAGGTGGGCGCGGCTGCCGTGCTTGTCGCAGATGACCTGAATCTCGATGTGGCGCGGCTGCTCGATGTAGCGTTCGAGGTACATCCTGCCGTCGCCGAAGGATTTTTGCGCCTCGGAGGAGGCGTTCTCGAACCCGGTCTGAATCTCGGAGGCCGTGCGGATGACGCGCATCCCCTTGCCGCCGCCGCCCGCTACCGCCTTCAGCATCACCGGATAGCCAATCTTGACGGCCCACTTGAGGGCCTCCTTGACGTTCTCAAGCGCCGGGGCCGCCGGGATGACCGGAACGCCCGCGCGGATAGCCACCTGCCGGGCCTCGATCTTGTCGCCCATCATATCGATGGCCTTCACGTTCGGGCCGATGAGGGTAATCCCGCGCTTGGCAAGCGCGATCGAAAGGGCCGACTTCTCCGAGAGAAAGCCGTAGCCGGGGTGTACCGCGTCCGCCCCCATCTTTTTGGCCACGTCCGCGATCTGCTCGGCGTCCAGATACCCGCCGCGCGGGCCGGGCTCCACCAGAATGGCCTCGTCGGCCTTTGAAACGTGGACGCAGTGGGAATCCTGCTCGGTGTAGATGGCCACCGTCGGGATGCCCAGCTCGCGGCACGCCCGGTGTATTCTCACCGCGATCTCGCCGCGGTTGGCTATTAGAACTTTCTTGAACACTTCCTATGCATCCTTTTAAAGCAAATTTTTCTGCGTTGCTTACTCTTCGACGGCTTCGTCTTTTGCCGCGGGGCTTCGTCGCTACTCGCTCGCGCTCCTCGCCGTAGTCACGCTACTGACTTCGTCGCGCTCCCTGCGGGCTCCTTGCCCGGCAGCAAAATCCTGTGCCGTATGTAAAAAAGAAACAATCATGCAATTTGGCCCGCCAAAAACGAACCATTATATCTACCCAAAAGAGGAAGTGGAGTCAAGGGATTGCGGTGGGATGGGTCGGCGCATCATTTCCGACCCCGGTTGCGTGTACACTTATACGGCTTCGGCTTTTGCCGCGGGGCTTCGTCGCTATCTAAATGCTCGCTTTAAGTTGTTTTAGATCCGATAGATAGCGTCTAGTGTGACGTCGGTTTTTTGAGTCTTGCCATGTGTTGCGGATTGATATTATTGAAGTAACTAAAAGTGCTGTGGCTGCAGTTGCCTCCTTAATGTAGTTGTACTTATCAAAATTTTCAGCATCTATTACGAGCCAAATTCCCAAGGCGGCTGGAATAGCACCAGAACCAATAGCAATTACATCATCTGAGAATTCTCTCCATAAAGAAGACCTGAATTCCATGAAATCTTTAGCAATTGTTTCAGGGCTGTTATTGCTGCCCTCCAATGATTTAATGAAAGATTCTATTTCATGGTTAAAGGCAATTAGCTTTTGCTTGAATCCGCTTTTGTTTCTCAATTTAATAATACTATTTATTGATATTTCCTGAAGATTTGCAGGTAACACCATTGGTATTGTGAAACGGGCGACATCTACGCATTTTGGTGTAGCAGGGCTAGTGCTTAAACATGAAATAGAAAATTTATCTATTTCAGGAATATCCGTTATAGGAGACATATTATCATTGGCAGAAATAGCCTGTGCCAATAAAGTCATATATATTAATGCAAGATGCTCTGAAACTGCGATACCATTGTCTGATGGTGTTCCAAGTTTGTTTTTGGTTAGGAAATCTTCCCAAGCATCAGAGTATTTTTCACGAAATATTGTATGTGTATGAAATTCTGGTGATTTCCAAACGTTTATAAAATCATGGCATTTAAAAAAATCCTTGAAAGCATATGGGCGGCTGAGCATTGATTCGCATGTTTCTATTGCTTCTTTTGTTGCTTTAACGCCTTTTTTGTAATCTGGTCTATAGAATTTAATTAAGTCTGTTGAGTCAATAATTTCTCTAAAGCGCCCTGATAAGTATTGTTCGCCACTATATGGTACTATAGGCTGCAATTCGTTAAAATAAAGCAATGCAAACTTGAGCCATGTTTCGTCGGCAACCTCGAAAGAAGGGTAGTAGAGTAAGTTTTTCATTATGTCTCCCCATACAATCAGGTCAGTCTGAGGTGGGCTCAAGTTGCCATTTTAAGCATGTATATTATATTACTGAAAATCTCCATCGCGGGCAATTTTTAAATCCGTTCAGAATACGTGTAAAATTCTACCTTCGAGTCCAAAAACATTCCGTTATCTAGTTTTTGGGCGAGCCTTCTTTTCGTCCTCCTCGTGGCCCGTACGCGGCGCAACGAGTGGAGGCGTCGGGCCGGCGCGGGGTCTTAGTGAGCGCAGCGAAGTGGGTGCCCCGTACGGCCCAGCCGGAACGAAGTGGTCGCGCTTTTTAAAGCGCGAGCGACGGGTCCGGGCCGATTTCTTGGTCACTTCTTTCTAAAAGAAGTGACAAGGGGAGTGGGGCAGAGCCCCACAGGCGTAGACCGATGGGCTAAAGCCCATCCTACATAAGTAGCTAAAACAATTAAGGTAATGTCGGATTTTCGCTTCGCTCAATCGCGACCTACAAAACTAAAAAACCCGCCTGTTGTCAGCGGGCGGGTCTCATTCAAGTCGCGGGGAGAGCGGGGGGTGAATTATCAGAAGATTTTGAATTTCTTGAAGATCAGGACTATCGACCAGTAGATGATGACCCAGAAAACCACCCCCATTATCGGCATGTAGATCAGGCTGCCCGGTTCGCCCTCGCCCCTGCTGAGGAAAAACACACCCTCGTGGTAGATGACGAAGAGTCCGTAGACGCAGAGGCCTATGAGGGAGCCGAGAAGCTTTTCGGGTCTCTCCATGCCGGAGTAGATGTGTTTTTTCGCGGCGAGCAGGGGGAAGAGGTAGAGCAGGATCAGCGCGGCGTAGATCGCCAGCGATTTGGGCGATTTATCGGTTATGAAGAAGACGGGAACTATGACGGCGATGGTGACGACGGGGGCGACCACCATGAAAATCTGCTTCGCCTTTCCGTAATCGAGAATGTTTGCCATGTTTATTTTCCTTTAAAAAAACCTCTGCGAATCGCTCCGCAAGGGCTTTTAATATGAAATAAAAAGACTCAAACCTGCCCGAAACGTAAACCATTCTACACTAAATCGACCGAAACTTGAAACCTTCTACTTCCTGCTGAGCAGGGCCAGCGTTTCGACGTGCGCCGTCTGCGGCAGAAAGTCGAAGGGCTTTATGAGGGCGATCTCGTAATGTCCGGAGCCTTTGAGAATGTGAACGTCCCGCGAGAGGGTCTCCGGGTTGCAGGAGAGGTAGAGCACAGCGCGCGGCGCGGCCTCGACTATGACCGAAAGCACCTTTTCGTCCGCTCCCTTCCTCGCGGGGTTTAGCGTGACGATGGAAGGCGGGGGGCCTTCTCTCAGAAGTTCCGGCAGCGCCTCTTCGACCGCTCCCTGCACGAAGGAGACGTTCTTCACCCCCGTCTCTTCGGCGGTTGCGGTGGCGTCGGCTATCGCAAGAGGATTTACCTCTATGCCGACGACTTTTCCGACGCTTCGCCCGAGGTTTAAGGCCAACCCGCCCACGCCGCAGTAAAGGTCGTAGACGATATCCTCCGCGACCGGGTTTAGAAGCTCAACCGCCTTCCGGTACGCCGCTCCCGCCTGCGCCCTGTTCGCCTGAAGGAAGGAACCCCCGCTGGCGCGAAGGATTACTTCCCCGAAGCGCTCCCTGATGAAGCCTTCCCCACGGAGAACCTTCCACTCGCTGCCGAAGATCTCGTTGCCCTCCGAGGGGTTGACGTTTACGAGAACTCCGGCGAGGTTCGGTATCTCTTCTTGCAGCCGGGCGGCGAGCGACCTGAGGAGCCCTTCGTCTTCGCCGGTGGCCGTGACGAGGGTGACGAGAAGTTTCTGCTCCTCCTCGCTGGCGGTGAAGACTGCGTAGCGCAGCCACCCCGCCGGGCTGCGGCGTGTCGGAAGAAGGGAGGGGATAAGCCGCAGGAGCGAGCGGAGCTTGCGGACCCCGAGGGCGACCAGCGGGCTGTGCACCGGGCAGCCGGGGATGTCTACGACGCCGTGGGTTCCCTCGCGGTATATTCCGACGGCGGGGCCCCTCGCGCTCTTCTGGAGCGCCAGCTTCGAGGAGCTACGGTAGCCGAGGAGGGAGGGGCTCGGGACGACTTCCTCCACCTCGGGAAAATTTCCCGGTCCGAAGCACTTTTCAAAAGCCACGGTAACTATCCGGCGCTTTTCTTCAAGCTGGGCGGCGTAATCGGCCGTTATCAGGGGGCAGCCGGGGCACTCGGGGTGCGGGCAGGGACTCTGCGGAGGGTTCTTTTTCATGGCGCAATAATCGCCGGGGACTCATTGCTTGTCAACATAAGCCGTGAAATGTGTTTATACTTTAGCGAGGCCGCTGGAGTTGCCCGTTACATTGAAATCAGCGAGGTTGGCTATGACGACAAAAGCTTTCGCTCTTTTGCTTGCGTTCTTTCTTTTCTGTCCGGTTCAGTCCAGGGCCGAAGCCCTTGAGTGGCCTCCCGGCCTCAAGGACGTGGTGACAAACAAGTTCACCACCCTTCAGACGGTAGAGTTCGCCATCCGCGATTCCGATCAGAAGGCCCCTGCGGGAATAGTGCCGACCTTTACCTTCGACCGGCCAAACCACAGCTGCCACGAGGCTTCCGGCCAGGCTTACCGGGTTTACGGCGAACCTTTCCTCTACGGCAGGGACGAGGACGGCTCTTACCTCGTAAGGGTGAGCTTCACCCTCTTTTACAGGGAGGCGATTACCCTAGATTCTCTCTTCGCCTCTCCCTGGAAGGAGGGCAGCGGCGGCGCTCTGGAGGTGAAGTTCACTAAAGAGGACGAGTTCTGGAAAGCCTCCAAAGGCCGGGAACTTCCGTCGGACGGCAACCCGAAACCGAAAGAGAGTAAATGAGAGTCGCGAAGGTTCTGCTGGCCGCTTTTCTCCTGCTCGCTTTCGCCGCCGAGGGTTTCTCAGCCGTTTCCTGCCACTGTTTCAACGACAGGAAGTTTGACCCGGAAGCGCCCTTCATCGCCGACCCCTTCATACTCGCCACGGCCAGAAACACCATAGCGGCGGTAGCCTCGGGAGTCGACAAGGGGGCTATCGTGAAGAAGCGCATGACCGGCTCCACGGAGGGCGACCTCTGGCTCGGCCTTTTTCTGGCGAAGGAGACCGGCGTCTCCGCCGAAGCGCTGCTTTCGGCGAGAGAGAAAAATCCCTCGTGGTCAGCCGCGCTTTCGGCTATACCGGTAGACACAGGAAAGTTCGGCAAGGAGTTCGAGAGCGCGAGAAATGCCGGAAACGAAGAGGCGATGGCGGCGGCGCTGGCCGATTTCGCCTTTACCGAGCGTTTCGGCCAGAAGCAGGCGGAGGTAAGCGGGTTGCGGACTCTCGGGGCGTCCACCGCCGAGACGACCCTTTCCCTTCTGCTCTCTAAAAAGACCGGGAAAAGCCCTCTGGATATCTTCAAAGAGACAACTTCGGGCAAGAAAAGCTGGGGGCAGCTTCTCGACGCGGCGGGAATACCCGCCGAAATCACCGGGAAGAGCGTCACCGAGACCTTCGTACCCCAAAACAGATAGAAATTCACGGGGGGAGTTATATAAAAGGATGAAAAAAACAGTTTTTACGGCGTTTTTGCTTGTCTTGTTCGCCGCCGTTTCTCCCGCGCTCGCCGAAAAGTGCGGCACCGGCCTTCGCAGCGCGAGGGAAGGGATATTCAAGCCCGCTCCGCCTCTGGCAAGGCGCATCGGCCTTTCCAGTCCGAGAGTCGTCGTCCCCGTCCCCTTTGAAAACGCGCAAACCCTCCTCACCACGCATTTCCAGCTTGTCTGGGGCAACGACTACGACAGGCTCAATCCCGACTGGAGCGACGCCGACGCCGACGGTATTCCTCTGTGGGTCGAGGTAATAGCTGAGAGCCTGGAGTACTCCTTCGACTCCTACGCCTCGATGGGCTATCCGCCCCCCTACGGGGTGGGCGATTACTATATCGACGTCTACATCGCCAACACGGGGGTGAGGCTTTATTCCGAAGAAACCGGGACTTACAATGAGATAAAGATAACCGACCAGCAGAATTATCTGGCCTACACCCAGATCGACCGCGACTATTCGGTCGCCTTTTTCGTCTTCAACGACAATTTTTCCGGCTACGGCTCCAACGAAATCCCGGCGCTGAGGGCCACCTGCGCCCACGAGCTTTTTCACGCCGTCCAGCGCGGCGCGGGCTATCCCTGGGACGCCGAGAGCCCGGAAGACGGCCCCGACTACATCGATAATGAGCGCTGGTCAGTCGAGGGTTGGTGGATCGAGGCTTCGGCGACCTGGATGGAGGAAGAGGCCTACCCCGAGATAAACGACTACGCCAGCTACGTCACCAAGTTTCTCACCGCTCCGCAGCTGCCTCTCTTTTACTTTGAAAGCGGCGGCGTTCACCAGTACGGCGCGGCCATCTTCATGGGCTGGGTCAGGCTGATGTCGCCGGGGCAGGAGACCTTGCTGGGAATTCTTAACGAAGCCTATCCGCAGGGGCTTGAGCCCTCTATCAGAAAGTACGTCTCCCTCTACTCGGGAGACACCCTCGAAGACTCGGTGGCGAAGTTCTGGAGCCTCGCCATACACCCGTGGGACAAGTGGCCGGACGGCGCACTCTACGTCTCCGCTACTTACGGAGCCCCGAGAATCTACGCCGATATCGCCTCCACTCCAGACAGCTTCGATCCCCCGGTGGGCAAGGCGCCGGGAAGGTTCGGAGCGAATCTCTACACCGTCGCCCCCGCGCTTCTCCCGATAGAAGTTTCGCTAAAGCCCGACGACTCTTCCGAAGAACTGACTCTGGCCCTTTCGGCCTACGGCAGTTCCGCCGTGACCCTTCCCGATCTCTCCCTCCCTCTGGTCCCGCCGGAAGGAGGAGGAGCGCCCGCTTACGCCGCCGTGGTTAACACCTCCCCAGGCGAGGGCACCGCGTACTACCGCTTCATCCTGGGAACGCCGGAAGGTTTGGGCGGCGGGGGTTCAGGCGGAGGGTGCTTTCTTGAGGCGCTTCGCTTTCCTCTCTTCCCCTGAGAGCTGAATTCCCAAACAAAAAAAGGCGGACCCCTCAAAGGTCCGCCTTTTCTATTTAGGCTATCGAATCGTTCAGGCGGTCTTTTGATTGGCCGGGTGAAGTATTTGCCTGCGCTCTATCTTCGCGGAGAGGGTTCTCTCGATGGCGCGGACGAGGCCGTGGTCCTCGCTGGTGATTAGGGTGTGCGCGCTGCCGGTGCGCTCGGCGCGGCCGGTGCGCCCGATGCGGTGGGTGTAGGCCTCGACGGTAGCGGGCATGTCGTAGTTGATGACGTGCGTGATGAGGCTTACGTCGATGCCGCGCGCCGCGATGTCGGTGGCGACCATTATGCGGAACTTGCCGGACTTGAAGCCGCTGAGGGCGATCTGGCGCTGGTTCTGCGAAAGGTTGCCCTGCAGGGAGGTCGCGGTGTGTCCGGCCTTCCCGAGCGCTTCGGCGAGCCTTTTGGCCCTGTGCTTGGTGCGGGTGAAGACCAGCACCGAGCCGGAATCGTTCTTGTGAAGGAGCCTGAGCAGTACCGGCGTCTTCTGGGTCTGGTCGTTGACCGGGTAAAGCGCCTGTTCAACGGTAGCGACGGGCTTGGCGTAATCCACCTCCACCGTCACGGCGTCTTTAAGCACCGCTTCGGTGAGTTTTCGCACCTCTGCCGGCATTGTGGCGGAAAAGAGCAGCGTCTGACGCGCCACGGGGACCCGGGCGATGATGCGCTTGATGTCCGGGAAAAAGCCCATGTCGAACATCTGGTCGGCTTCGTCGAGGACAAGGGTCTTGACGCCGGAGA
This is a stretch of genomic DNA from bacterium. It encodes these proteins:
- a CDS encoding acetyl-CoA carboxylase biotin carboxylase subunit; the protein is MFKKVLIANRGEIAVRIHRACRELGIPTVAIYTEQDSHCVHVSKADEAILVEPGPRGGYLDAEQIADVAKKMGADAVHPGYGFLSEKSALSIALAKRGITLIGPNVKAIDMMGDKIEARQVAIRAGVPVIPAAPALENVKEALKWAVKIGYPVMLKAVAGGGGKGMRVIRTASEIQTGFENASSEAQKSFGDGRMYLERYIEQPRHIEIQVICDKHGSRAHLGERDCSIQRRHQKLIEVAPSLVLDEKTRAEMGEVAISLCKEVGYDSVGTLEFLMEPDGRYYFLEMNTRIQVEHTVTEMVTGIDIVKEMIRVAAGEKLSFTQEEVALRGYAIECRINAEDPLNSFMPSPGKITRYLSPGGFGVRLDSCIYSGYEVLPFFDPMISKLCVWGRTWDEALCRLSRALEEYVIRGIQTTVPFYRRIIEDPDFRAGNFNNNFLEEKADSFHYPDPVEPLDPFFLAGAALFAHCIASGTPPEIERMENEP
- the rlmD gene encoding 23S rRNA (uracil(1939)-C(5))-methyltransferase RlmD, with product MKKNPPQSPCPHPECPGCPLITADYAAQLEEKRRIVTVAFEKCFGPGNFPEVEEVVPSPSLLGYRSSSKLALQKSARGPAVGIYREGTHGVVDIPGCPVHSPLVALGVRKLRSLLRLIPSLLPTRRSPAGWLRYAVFTASEEEQKLLVTLVTATGEDEGLLRSLAARLQEEIPNLAGVLVNVNPSEGNEIFGSEWKVLRGEGFIRERFGEVILRASGGSFLQANRAQAGAAYRKAVELLNPVAEDIVYDLYCGVGGLALNLGRSVGKVVGIEVNPLAIADATATAEETGVKNVSFVQGAVEEALPELLREGPPPSIVTLNPARKGADEKVLSVIVEAAPRAVLYLSCNPETLSRDVHILKGSGHYEIALIKPFDFLPQTAHVETLALLSRK
- a CDS encoding DEAD/DEAH box helicase — translated: MESIKTLGYATPTPIQQKAIPHVLSGRDLLGLAQTGTGKTAAFALPILHNLYKEKSVKTRVLVIAPTRELAEQIKDSFIELSGKNRINIITVYGGVSMTVQVQNLRRNPDVIVACPGRLLDHLKKGTCDLSGVKTLVLDEADQMFDMGFFPDIKRIIARVPVARQTLLFSATMPAEVRKLTEAVLKDAVTVEVDYAKPVATVEQALYPVNDQTQKTPVLLRLLHKNDSGSVLVFTRTKHRAKRLAEALGKAGHTATSLQGNLSQNQRQIALSGFKSGKFRIMVATDIAARGIDVSLITHVINYDMPATVEAYTHRIGRTGRAERTGSAHTLITSEDHGLVRAIERTLSAKIERRQILHPANQKTA